The Dendropsophus ebraccatus isolate aDenEbr1 chromosome 3, aDenEbr1.pat, whole genome shotgun sequence genome includes a region encoding these proteins:
- the LOC138786687 gene encoding uncharacterized protein, giving the protein MFQQAQLHLNVSSPDKVPPPDKVPPPDKVPPSDKVSPSDKVPPPHEVPPPDKVPPSDKVPPPHEVPPSDKVPPPHEVPPPDKVPPSDKVPPPHEVPPSDKVPPPHEVPPPDKVPPSDKVPPPHEVPPSDKVPPPHEVPSRDKVPPSDKVPPPHEVPPPHEVPPPDKVPPPHKVPPPDKVPPPHELPPPDKVPPSDKVPPPHEVPPPHEVPPPDKVPPPHEVPPPDKVPPPHELPPPDKVPPPHELPPPDKVPPSDKVPPPHEVPPPHEVPPPDKVPPPHEVPPPDKVPPPHELPPSDKIPPPHEVPQPH; this is encoded by the coding sequence ATGTTTCAGCAAGCACAGCTGCACCTAAATGTTTCTTCACCAGATAAGGTTCCTCCACCAGATAAGGTTCCTCCACCAGATAAGGTTCCTCCATCAGATAAGGTTTCTCCATCAGATAAGGTTCCTCCACCACATGAGGTTCCTCCACCAGATAAGGTTCCTCCATCAGATAAGGTTCCTCCACCACATGAGGTTCCTCCATCAGATAAGGTTCCTCCACCACATGAAGTTCCTCCACCAGATAAGGTTCCTCCATCAGATAAGGTTCCTCCACCACATGAGGTTCCTCCATCAGATAAGGTTCCTCCACCACATGAGGTTCCTCCACCAGATAAGGTTCCTCCATCAGATAAGGTTCCTCCACCACACGAGGTTCCTCCATCAGATAAGGTTCCTCCACCACATGAGGTTCCTTCACGAGATAAGGTTCCTCCATCAGATAAGGTTCCTCCACCACATGAGGTTCCTCCACCACATGAGGTTCCTCCACCAGATAAGGTTCCTCCACCACACAAGGTTCCTCCACCAGATAAGGTTCCTCCACCACATGAGCTTCCTCCACCAGATAAGGTTCCTCCATCAGATAAGGTTCCTCCACCACATGAGGTTCCTCCACCACATGAGGTTCCTCCACCAGATAAGGTTCCTCCACCACACGAGGTTCCTCCACCAGATAAGGTTCCTCCACCACATGAGCTTCCTCCACCAGATAAGGTTCCTCCACCACATGAGCTTCCTCCACCAGATAAGGTTCCTCCATCAGATAAGGTTCCTCCACCACATGAGGTTCCTCCACCACATGAGGTTCCTCCACCAGATAAGGTTCCTCCACCACACGAGGTTCCTCCACCAGATAAGGTTCCTCCACCACATGAGCTTCCTCCATCAGATAAGATTCCTCCACCACATGAGGTTCCTCAACCACATTAG